The Desertifilum tharense IPPAS B-1220 genome includes a region encoding these proteins:
- the cas1d gene encoding type I-D CRISPR-associated endonuclease Cas1d has protein sequence MGTVYITHEDAFIGKTDERITVKANKQLLLDVPLIKVDGVVVLGRATVSPAVVMELLEKRIPLSFLMATGRYLGRLEPEMTKNIFVRAAQWEASGESERAVGAVRGFVRGKLKNYRIALLRRQREAPELDLQRGIQRLEDAIAPIDTTHSINSLRGLEGAGSAAYFGCFPQSIKNALFHFPGRRRRPPTDPVNSLLSFGYALLRHDIQGAINIVGFDPYLGYLHVERYGRPGLALDLMEEFRPLVVDAVVFNAINNQKLTPSDFTAEPISGAVSLTPDGLKIFLRMYEEKKQSKFKHPVMGRQCTYQEAFEIQARLLAKYLMGEIDQYPPLVKK, from the coding sequence ATGGGAACAGTTTACATTACCCACGAGGATGCGTTTATTGGCAAAACGGACGAACGAATAACCGTGAAAGCCAATAAGCAACTGCTGTTAGATGTACCCCTGATTAAAGTGGATGGGGTGGTGGTTTTGGGAAGGGCGACGGTTTCGCCTGCGGTGGTGATGGAGTTGTTAGAAAAGCGCATTCCCCTCAGTTTTTTGATGGCGACGGGGCGTTATCTAGGACGTTTGGAACCAGAAATGACCAAAAATATCTTTGTGCGGGCTGCCCAGTGGGAAGCTTCTGGCGAGTCGGAACGGGCTGTAGGGGCGGTGCGGGGATTTGTGCGCGGAAAACTCAAAAATTATCGCATTGCCCTATTGCGTCGCCAGCGAGAAGCCCCAGAATTGGATTTGCAACGGGGGATACAGCGGCTAGAAGATGCGATCGCGCCGATTGATACCACCCATTCTATTAACTCGTTGCGCGGTTTGGAAGGGGCCGGAAGTGCAGCCTATTTTGGTTGTTTTCCCCAGTCAATTAAAAACGCCCTCTTCCATTTTCCCGGCCGCCGTCGCCGTCCCCCCACCGATCCGGTAAACTCGTTATTGAGTTTTGGCTATGCTCTGTTGCGCCACGATATCCAAGGGGCGATTAATATTGTCGGGTTTGACCCATATTTAGGATATCTCCATGTTGAACGTTACGGCAGACCGGGGTTAGCGTTGGATTTGATGGAGGAGTTTCGCCCGTTAGTGGTGGATGCGGTTGTGTTTAACGCCATTAACAATCAGAAACTCACCCCTTCCGACTTTACCGCCGAACCGATTAGCGGTGCGGTATCCCTAACCCCAGATGGCTTAAAGATATTCTTGCGGATGTACGAAGAAAAGAAGCAGTCAAAGTTCAAGCATCCGGTGATGGGAAGACAGTGTACTTATCAAGAGGCGTTTGAAATTCAGGCGAGGCTATTGGCGAAGTACCTGATGGGAGAAATTGACCAATATCCGCCCCTGGTTAAGAAATAG
- the cas2 gene encoding CRISPR-associated endonuclease Cas2 translates to MFVVVSYDISEDKRRTKIHKILKSYGQWVQYSIFECSLEPTDYARLRSRLQKLIQADTDSIRFYFLCGCCQGKVERIGGEMPRDEVAFFA, encoded by the coding sequence ATGTTTGTTGTGGTGTCCTACGATATCTCTGAGGATAAGCGCCGAACCAAGATTCACAAGATTCTCAAGTCTTATGGACAATGGGTGCAATATAGTATCTTTGAGTGTTCGCTGGAGCCGACGGACTATGCTAGATTGCGATCGCGCCTACAAAAACTGATCCAAGCCGACACCGATAGCATCCGTTTCTATTTCCTCTGTGGCTGCTGTCAGGGAAAGGTGGAACGTATCGGCGGCGAAATGCCTCGCGATGAGGTGGCTTTCTTCGCCTAA
- a CDS encoding aldo/keto reductase, whose amino-acid sequence MKTEEIEIPHSLIVGCWQLDDRSWTSISEPEIERAIDTYLALGLRCFDTADIYGRSESLIGRLLKGRDCTIFTKAVFFGEVPTPSQVRNKIETSLRYLKQSSLDCVQVHWHNPQLDFSSTFETFNQLIEQGKIRTLGVTNFNTPMLKQALQLAPIRYHQIQYSLIDRRVENGMQQLCLDHDIGLLPYGPLAGGYLSDKFRGVQSPPNQGSHARGFYYSSMVRAHGGWSPVLALLEDLATVGSKYNLTIAQVALNWVLQQPGVAGVISGVTLDRRQMQKNVEAMHSAIAPEDIAQLTARSQILFQQPGDIYSYERQ is encoded by the coding sequence ATGAAAACTGAAGAAATCGAGATTCCCCATTCTCTGATCGTGGGATGCTGGCAACTGGACGATCGCAGTTGGACAAGCATCAGCGAACCCGAAATTGAACGCGCAATTGATACCTACTTAGCATTAGGGTTGCGCTGCTTTGATACCGCCGATATTTATGGACGTAGTGAAAGCTTAATTGGGCGGTTATTGAAAGGGCGAGACTGCACGATTTTTACCAAAGCCGTCTTTTTTGGAGAAGTCCCCACCCCTAGCCAAGTCCGTAACAAAATTGAAACCTCTTTACGCTATCTCAAGCAGAGTAGCCTAGATTGCGTGCAGGTTCACTGGCATAATCCCCAACTCGATTTTAGTTCAACCTTTGAGACTTTCAATCAACTGATCGAACAAGGAAAAATCCGTACATTAGGGGTGACAAACTTTAATACCCCCATGCTGAAACAAGCCTTGCAACTTGCGCCCATTCGCTATCACCAAATTCAATATAGCCTCATCGATCGACGGGTGGAAAATGGGATGCAACAGCTTTGCTTAGACCATGATATCGGCTTGTTGCCCTACGGCCCGCTGGCGGGTGGCTACTTGTCCGATAAGTTTCGGGGAGTGCAGTCTCCACCCAATCAAGGATCGCACGCTCGCGGATTCTACTACAGTAGTATGGTTCGCGCGCATGGGGGCTGGTCGCCCGTCCTGGCGCTGTTAGAAGATTTAGCCACCGTTGGGTCAAAATATAATTTAACCATTGCTCAGGTGGCGCTGAACTGGGTTTTACAGCAACCCGGCGTCGCGGGTGTGATTTCTGGGGTGACGTTAGATCGGCGACAGATGCAGAAAAATGTGGAAGCGATGCATAGCGCGATCGCACCAGAGGACATCGCACAGTTAACAGCGCGATCGCAGATCCTGTTTCAACAACCCGGCGATATCTACTCCTACGAACGCCAATAG
- a CDS encoding HAD family hydrolase translates to MSPETPGILALDFDGVLCDGLQEYFQTTWRTYRQVWMPSKSEPPEDLAPVFYRLRPVIETGWEMPILLRAIFLGYPEEDILQDWSNVVQQILEAEDLKPKTLEVTLDTQRDTWIASDEMDWLSYHRFFPGVVDKVRSLLSTPVQLFIITTKEERFVRTLLQQQQIDLPQQQIYGKSTDRPKHEILRSLSTTGEKLWFVEDRLKTLQSVQKQADLWDVALFLADWGYNTQTERDSVGDSPRIHLLSLEQFTQDFAQWRPVAKPI, encoded by the coding sequence ATGTCTCCTGAAACGCCTGGAATTTTGGCTCTAGATTTTGATGGAGTGCTGTGCGATGGTTTGCAAGAGTATTTCCAAACCACCTGGCGCACCTATAGGCAAGTTTGGATGCCTTCCAAAAGCGAACCCCCCGAAGATTTAGCCCCCGTGTTCTATCGCCTGCGGCCTGTGATTGAAACGGGTTGGGAAATGCCGATCCTCTTGCGGGCCATTTTTCTAGGTTATCCCGAAGAAGACATTCTCCAAGACTGGTCCAACGTCGTTCAGCAGATCCTAGAAGCAGAAGACCTGAAACCCAAAACCCTAGAAGTTACTTTAGACACTCAGCGCGATACTTGGATTGCTAGCGATGAAATGGACTGGTTAAGCTATCATCGCTTCTTTCCCGGCGTTGTGGATAAAGTGCGATCGCTCCTTTCTACCCCGGTACAACTCTTCATCATCACCACCAAAGAAGAACGCTTCGTCCGTACCCTACTGCAACAACAACAAATTGACCTTCCCCAACAACAAATTTACGGCAAAAGCACCGATCGCCCCAAACATGAAATTCTGCGAAGCTTAAGCACCACCGGCGAAAAACTCTGGTTTGTTGAAGACCGTCTCAAAACCTTACAATCCGTACAGAAGCAAGCCGATTTGTGGGATGTCGCCCTCTTTTTGGCAGACTGGGGATATAACACCCAAACCGAACGCGACTCTGTTGGCGACTCTCCCCGCATCCATCTATTGTCCTTAGAACAATTTACCCAAGATTTCGCCCAGTGGCGACCCGTCGCCAAACCCATTTAA
- a CDS encoding DNA double-strand break repair nuclease NurA: protein MLDLTKLAGQMQGISQHLTQEATANRQRLERAYRYLAQVSQKQDELVEIQQTWHHAIGFSAATPLEPIETCIDISPPPPLHTVFATDGSQIAPSHHEIAYCYLINVGRVILHYGQNRYPLLDSLPEIFYRPEDLYTSRQWGIRTEEWMSYRRTVSEAASLAELATQTDFHSTPALAMVDGSLIYWFLDPLPIDARDRILPPILEAWQALQALRIPFVGYLSASRNSEALNFLRLEACPHDVPNCALHCNGITDEAPCQVFQPLRDTAIWSNLLQPGQRSGLWRSSARILDRYGEQAIYFCYVHVGTEIARVEFPQWVAEDASLLDCALSLTLAQVQKGYGYPVALAEAHNQAVVRGGDRARFFTLLEQQMIKAGLKNVGISYKETRKRGSIA, encoded by the coding sequence ATGCTCGATCTGACCAAACTTGCCGGACAAATGCAAGGCATCAGCCAGCACTTAACCCAGGAAGCCACGGCGAACCGCCAGCGCCTCGAACGCGCCTATCGCTACCTGGCGCAAGTCAGTCAGAAACAGGACGAACTTGTCGAAATTCAACAAACCTGGCATCATGCCATCGGGTTTAGCGCCGCCACTCCCCTAGAACCCATTGAAACCTGCATTGACATTAGTCCGCCGCCGCCTCTACACACCGTTTTCGCCACCGATGGGTCGCAAATTGCCCCCAGCCATCACGAAATCGCCTATTGTTATTTAATCAACGTCGGTCGCGTTATCCTTCACTACGGTCAAAATCGCTATCCTCTGCTTGATAGCCTACCGGAAATTTTCTACCGCCCGGAAGACTTGTATACCTCCCGTCAATGGGGAATTCGCACCGAAGAGTGGATGAGTTATCGCCGTACCGTTTCCGAGGCGGCTTCTTTGGCGGAACTCGCAACTCAAACAGACTTCCACTCAACCCCGGCTTTAGCAATGGTGGATGGTTCGCTGATTTATTGGTTTTTAGACCCACTTCCAATAGATGCCCGCGATCGCATTCTTCCCCCCATTCTAGAAGCTTGGCAGGCCCTACAAGCCCTCCGCATCCCCTTTGTTGGCTATCTCTCTGCTTCGCGCAACAGCGAGGCGCTAAACTTCCTCCGCCTCGAAGCTTGTCCCCATGATGTCCCCAACTGCGCCCTACACTGCAACGGCATCACCGATGAGGCCCCTTGTCAAGTCTTCCAACCCCTGCGGGATACAGCAATTTGGTCTAATTTACTCCAACCCGGACAACGTAGCGGCCTATGGCGCAGTTCGGCACGCATTCTCGATCGTTATGGCGAACAAGCCATCTATTTCTGCTATGTCCACGTAGGGACAGAAATTGCCCGCGTCGAGTTTCCCCAATGGGTAGCCGAAGATGCCTCATTACTCGATTGTGCTTTAAGTTTAACCCTCGCCCAAGTGCAAAAGGGTTATGGCTACCCCGTAGCGTTAGCAGAAGCCCACAATCAAGCTGTAGTCAGAGGAGGCGATCGCGCTCGCTTCTTTACCCTATTAGAGCAGCAAATGATTAAAGCTGGCTTAAAAAATGTGGGAATTTCTTACAAAGAAACTCGCAAACGGGGAAGTATTGCTTGA
- a CDS encoding DUF6883 domain-containing protein, with the protein MKIPEDAIIPDAKLSRYLLIQRSRNDKSQFLAKAGFTAENSEDLLNALRQLTDLNEALEDRTDEYGTYYQVKGSLQGINGLNLEVIAIWLQRKIDGQFQFITLIPNKEADS; encoded by the coding sequence GTGAAAATTCCAGAAGATGCTATTATTCCTGATGCCAAGCTCTCTCGCTATTTGCTGATCCAACGCTCTCGCAATGATAAATCGCAGTTCTTGGCTAAAGCAGGGTTCACTGCTGAAAATTCTGAAGACCTTCTCAATGCATTGCGCCAGCTTACAGACTTAAATGAGGCACTTGAAGATCGAACCGATGAATACGGAACGTACTACCAAGTCAAAGGAAGTCTACAGGGTATTAACGGTTTAAATCTTGAGGTTATCGCCATTTGGTTACAACGAAAAATAGATGGACAATTTCAGTTTATTACGCTAATTCCTAATAAAGAGGCAGACTCATGA
- a CDS encoding DUF4926 domain-containing protein has protein sequence MKPELYQEIALNRDFPEYNLNQGDIATLIDYVPHPAGKEEGAILEIFNALGEAIAVVTVPISSIDILKPDDRLSIRRLAPA, from the coding sequence ATGAAACCCGAACTTTATCAAGAAATTGCACTGAATCGAGACTTTCCTGAATACAACTTAAATCAAGGCGATATTGCCACTTTAATTGACTACGTACCCCATCCCGCCGGGAAAGAAGAAGGGGCTATCTTAGAAATCTTCAACGCTTTGGGAGAGGCGATCGCAGTTGTAACCGTTCCTATCTCTAGTATTGATATCCTGAAACCCGACGATCGGCTATCCATTCGTCGTTTAGCACCAGCCTGA
- the hisB gene encoding imidazoleglycerol-phosphate dehydratase HisB: MQTSDRPSTTPVAQTRSASVHRVTGETDVYVSINLDGQGHCEAKTGVPFLDHMLHQISSHGLVDLEVKATGDIEIDDHHTNEDVGITLGQALGKALSDRKGIVRFGHFIAPLDESLVQVSLDFSGRPHLSYGLEIPTQRVGTYDTQLVREFFVALVNHSQMTLHIRQLDGINSHHIIEATFKAFARALRMAVEIDPRRAGHIPSSKGIL; the protein is encoded by the coding sequence ATGCAAACTAGCGATCGCCCTTCTACTACTCCTGTTGCTCAAACTCGTAGCGCTTCGGTTCATCGCGTCACGGGGGAGACAGATGTTTATGTGTCGATTAATCTGGATGGTCAAGGTCATTGCGAGGCTAAAACGGGAGTTCCGTTTCTCGACCACATGTTACATCAAATTTCGTCGCACGGGTTGGTCGATTTAGAGGTGAAAGCGACGGGGGATATTGAAATTGACGATCACCACACGAATGAAGATGTGGGAATTACCCTCGGTCAAGCGTTGGGGAAAGCGTTGAGCGATCGCAAGGGGATTGTCCGCTTTGGGCATTTTATCGCACCGTTGGACGAGTCGTTAGTCCAGGTATCGCTCGATTTTTCGGGTCGTCCTCATCTCAGTTATGGTTTAGAGATTCCCACGCAGCGCGTCGGAACTTATGATACGCAGTTGGTCAGAGAGTTCTTTGTGGCGCTGGTGAATCATTCTCAGATGACGCTGCATATCCGTCAACTGGATGGAATTAACTCCCATCATATTATTGAGGCGACGTTTAAGGCATTTGCAAGAGCTTTACGGATGGCGGTGGAAATCGATCCGCGCCGCGCTGGTCATATTCCCAGTTCTAAGGGGATACTGTAG
- the fabI gene encoding enoyl-ACP reductase FabI, which produces MLDLSGKNALVTGIANNRSIAWGIAQQLHKAGANIGVNYLPDEKDRYKKKVEELVAPLNPSLIVPCNVQEDDQVQAMFAAVQEQWGRLDILIHCLAFAGKDELSGEFSQTTRQGFMTALEISTFSLTQLAAAAKPLMTEGGSIITLTYLGGVKVIPNYNVMGVAKAGLECSVRYLASEMGPHNIRVNAISAGPIRTLASSAVGGILDMIHHVEETAPLRRTVTQTEVGNTAAFLGSDLASGITGQTIYVDAGYEIMGM; this is translated from the coding sequence ATGTTGGACTTGTCCGGAAAAAATGCCCTAGTCACAGGGATCGCCAATAACCGCTCTATTGCGTGGGGAATTGCCCAACAACTTCACAAAGCCGGGGCAAATATTGGGGTTAACTATTTACCCGACGAAAAAGACCGCTACAAAAAGAAAGTTGAAGAACTCGTTGCTCCCCTCAATCCTAGCCTGATTGTGCCTTGTAACGTGCAGGAAGATGACCAAGTGCAGGCGATGTTTGCAGCCGTTCAAGAACAATGGGGCCGCCTGGATATCTTAATTCATTGTTTGGCGTTTGCTGGCAAAGATGAACTCAGCGGTGAATTTAGCCAAACCACGCGCCAAGGCTTCATGACGGCGCTAGAGATTAGCACTTTTTCTTTAACCCAATTGGCAGCAGCGGCTAAACCGTTAATGACTGAAGGCGGGAGTATTATTACCCTAACGTATCTAGGTGGGGTAAAGGTGATTCCCAACTATAACGTGATGGGCGTCGCGAAGGCAGGTTTGGAATGCAGCGTGCGCTATTTGGCTTCAGAAATGGGGCCGCATAATATTCGGGTGAATGCGATTTCAGCCGGCCCGATTCGGACGTTGGCGTCTTCGGCGGTTGGCGGTATCCTGGATATGATTCACCATGTGGAAGAAACAGCCCCTCTACGCCGGACGGTGACGCAGACTGAGGTGGGAAATACAGCAGCGTTCCTCGGCAGCGATTTGGCAAGCGGGATTACAGGTCAGACGATCTATGTGGATGCCGGATATGAAATCATGGGAATGTAG
- the ntcA gene encoding global nitrogen regulator NtcA, which produces MVVTDDRPLASVFRQLSGGVYPPVVETFERGKTIFFPGDPAERVYFLLKGAVKLSRVYEAGEEITVALLRENSVFGVLSLITGHKSDRFYHSVAFTPVELLSLPIEQVEKALKENPELSMLMLQGLSSRILQTEMMIETLAHRDMGSRLVSFLLILCRDFGVPSPEGITIDLKLSHQAIAEAIGSTRVTVTRLLGDLRSEKMISIHKKKITVHNPVALSQQFT; this is translated from the coding sequence ATGGTAGTGACTGACGATAGACCGCTAGCATCTGTATTCCGTCAACTCAGTGGCGGTGTTTATCCGCCCGTTGTTGAAACGTTTGAGCGGGGAAAAACAATTTTCTTTCCAGGCGATCCCGCAGAAAGAGTCTATTTTTTACTCAAAGGGGCCGTCAAGCTATCGCGAGTTTATGAAGCCGGTGAAGAAATTACCGTCGCCTTGCTGCGCGAGAACAGCGTTTTTGGGGTGTTATCGCTGATTACCGGGCATAAATCGGATCGATTTTATCATTCTGTCGCGTTCACCCCGGTTGAATTGCTGTCCTTACCCATCGAGCAGGTCGAAAAAGCCCTCAAGGAAAATCCCGAATTGTCCATGTTGATGCTACAGGGTCTTTCCTCTCGGATTTTACAAACCGAAATGATGATTGAAACCTTGGCACACCGGGACATGGGATCGCGCCTGGTGAGTTTTCTGTTGATTTTGTGCCGCGATTTTGGAGTGCCTAGCCCAGAAGGGATTACAATCGACTTGAAGTTATCCCATCAGGCGATCGCCGAAGCCATCGGTTCAACCCGCGTAACCGTGACGCGATTGCTGGGCGACTTGCGATCGGAAAAAATGATTTCCATTCACAAGAAAAAAATCACCGTTCACAATCCTGTGGCGCTGAGTCAACAATTTACCTAG
- a CDS encoding DUF3084 domain-containing protein has translation MTIGIILIVAILVLGGVLATLGDRIGTKVGKARLSLFNLRPRDTAVLITIVTGVLISGSTLGILFATSKPLRRGVFEYDETQRNLRRAREELDEVHRQKTQIENELIEARTEQAQAQTRLNETNEALESVLEQRAQTEAQLAETEEQISRLEAEFRETQREQRELTNRFQQAQGRLQDVTRQAANLRQDIAQLQAERQDLIQQRDAVREQIAQRDQEIAQRDRDLAERDQEILARNKALEERDREIAERTAMIAQGERRLGELEDQQRLLERQVRILERYYQDYQGLRQGNVALLRGQILASGVVRIPAPDRATEVIEALLNEANRSALSAILSPGEAPPSEPVIQITNVEVEQLTSQIADGQDYVVRILSGGNYVRGETSVRVFADAVLNQIVFLSGEVVAATLVNPLTMTEEQIMERLDLLVESSKFRARRAGIFGNTTIQIADGNPETLLRFIQQVKASSQPLNIRAVASEAIYTAGPLKLEFIAIQDNQVLFRT, from the coding sequence ATGACCATCGGTATTATTTTGATCGTGGCGATTTTAGTCTTGGGAGGGGTTCTGGCCACTCTCGGCGATCGCATTGGCACAAAAGTAGGCAAAGCGAGACTCAGCTTATTCAATCTCCGACCCCGCGACACGGCGGTTTTAATTACTATCGTCACTGGCGTTCTGATTTCCGGATCGACCCTGGGAATTCTATTCGCCACCAGTAAACCGCTGCGTCGGGGTGTTTTTGAATATGACGAAACCCAGCGCAACCTCCGACGCGCCCGCGAAGAACTCGACGAAGTTCACCGCCAAAAAACTCAAATCGAAAACGAACTGATTGAAGCCAGAACAGAGCAAGCCCAAGCCCAAACCCGCCTCAATGAAACCAATGAAGCGCTAGAAAGCGTTTTAGAACAACGCGCCCAAACCGAAGCCCAACTCGCAGAAACCGAGGAACAAATTAGCCGCCTAGAAGCAGAGTTTCGGGAAACCCAGCGCGAACAAAGAGAACTCACCAATCGGTTTCAACAAGCCCAAGGGCGGCTTCAAGATGTCACCCGACAGGCAGCAAACCTGCGTCAAGACATTGCTCAACTGCAAGCCGAACGCCAAGATTTAATTCAACAGCGGGACGCCGTGCGCGAACAAATTGCCCAGCGCGACCAAGAAATTGCTCAACGCGATCGCGATTTGGCCGAACGCGACCAAGAAATTCTAGCCCGCAACAAAGCCCTAGAAGAACGCGATCGCGAAATTGCCGAACGCACCGCCATGATTGCCCAAGGTGAAAGACGCCTCGGAGAACTTGAAGATCAGCAGCGGCTTTTAGAACGCCAAGTCCGCATCCTAGAACGCTACTACCAGGACTATCAAGGCCTGCGCCAAGGCAACGTTGCCCTATTACGGGGTCAAATTTTAGCCTCTGGGGTGGTTCGCATTCCCGCACCCGATCGAGCCACAGAGGTGATTGAAGCCCTGCTGAATGAAGCCAATCGCAGCGCCTTAAGTGCTATCTTAAGTCCGGGTGAAGCCCCCCCTAGCGAACCCGTGATTCAAATTACCAATGTGGAAGTCGAGCAATTGACGAGCCAAATTGCTGACGGTCAAGATTATGTGGTGCGAATTCTTTCCGGCGGGAACTACGTACGCGGCGAAACCTCCGTGCGCGTATTTGCCGATGCAGTCCTCAATCAGATTGTGTTTCTCTCCGGGGAAGTGGTGGCGGCGACGCTTGTTAACCCGCTAACCATGACTGAGGAGCAAATTATGGAACGCCTCGATTTGCTGGTAGAGTCTTCTAAGTTTCGCGCCCGTCGTGCGGGAATTTTTGGCAATACCACGATTCAAATTGCCGATGGCAACCCGGAAACCCTCTTGCGGTTTATTCAGCAGGTTAAAGCGTCTTCTCAACCGCTGAATATTCGGGCGGTGGCGTCGGAAGCGATTTATACGGCCGGCCCGCTGAAGTTAGAATTTATTGCGATTCAAGATAATCAAGTCCTGTTTCGGACTTAA
- a CDS encoding pre-16S rRNA-processing nuclease YqgF gives MPPTDQPAILGFDPGRQKCGLAVMGVDRVLYYHQVIASEAAIATIAQLQKQYPISLLVMGDQTSAKEWKQRISQELTLSANIVTVDERYSSLEARDRYWQMYPPQGLTRLLPKGMRQPPRPIDDIVAILLIERYLERLTRAL, from the coding sequence ATGCCACCTACCGATCAACCCGCTATTTTAGGTTTCGATCCCGGTCGTCAAAAGTGCGGCCTGGCTGTGATGGGGGTCGATCGCGTATTGTACTATCATCAAGTGATTGCTTCTGAAGCTGCGATCGCCACTATTGCCCAACTGCAAAAGCAATACCCAATTTCGCTGTTAGTGATGGGCGATCAAACCAGCGCCAAGGAATGGAAGCAAAGAATTAGCCAAGAATTGACCCTATCGGCGAATATTGTCACGGTTGACGAGCGCTATAGTTCTTTAGAAGCTCGCGATCGCTATTGGCAAATGTATCCGCCCCAAGGGTTGACTCGCCTCTTACCCAAGGGGATGCGCCAACCCCCTAGACCAATTGACGATATTGTCGCTATCCTGTTGATTGAGCGCTACCTAGAACGCCTGACCCGCGCTCTCTAA
- the rpsF gene encoding 30S ribosomal protein S6, translating into MHNFVYETMYILRPDLGDELVDQNIDKYQNILRDQGAQGLETQHRGKRRLAYEIDRQREGVYVQMNYRAPGSAVAVLERAMRLSDEVIRYLTVKQPVTEVEEAEAVEA; encoded by the coding sequence ATGCATAACTTCGTCTACGAAACCATGTACATTTTGCGTCCCGACTTGGGGGACGAACTCGTCGATCAAAATATCGATAAGTATCAAAACATTCTGCGCGATCAAGGCGCTCAAGGGCTAGAAACCCAGCATCGCGGGAAGCGCCGCCTCGCTTATGAAATCGACAGACAGCGGGAAGGGGTTTACGTGCAAATGAATTATCGTGCCCCCGGAAGTGCTGTGGCTGTTCTCGAAAGAGCAATGCGCTTAAGCGATGAAGTGATTCGTTACCTCACCGTTAAGCAACCCGTGACTGAAGTTGAAGAAGCTGAAGCTGTAGAAGCTTAA
- a CDS encoding fumarylacetoacetate hydrolase family protein yields the protein MAQRYVRVQTREGQIYYGLLQLNRQVQVLDAPPWLQGQPTDLELDAEQYKILAPCAPSKIVAVGKNYPNHAAEMGGEVPEEPLLFLKPSTSAIAAGVEIRYPAQSTRVDYEGELALVIGERCSDCTPEQAQNKIWGYTIANDVTARDLQAKDGQWTRAKGFDTFCPLGPWIVREVSPGALLQTFLNDSDRPLQSASIDQMVFAPDFLVSYISKVMMLLPGDVVLTGTPAGIGPMQIGDRVRIEIEGIGYLENSVVARTPVPPS from the coding sequence ATGGCGCAGCGCTATGTCCGAGTCCAAACCCGCGAAGGGCAAATCTATTATGGTTTACTGCAACTCAATCGTCAGGTGCAGGTTCTAGATGCACCGCCTTGGTTACAGGGACAACCCACGGATCTCGAATTAGACGCCGAACAGTATAAAATTCTGGCCCCTTGCGCGCCCTCAAAAATTGTGGCGGTGGGGAAAAATTATCCTAACCATGCCGCCGAAATGGGAGGCGAGGTGCCGGAAGAACCCCTGTTGTTTCTAAAACCGTCTACTTCGGCGATCGCAGCAGGTGTAGAGATTCGCTACCCGGCTCAGTCTACGCGGGTAGACTACGAGGGAGAGCTAGCACTGGTGATTGGCGAACGCTGTAGCGACTGCACGCCCGAACAGGCCCAAAATAAGATTTGGGGTTATACCATTGCTAACGATGTCACCGCCCGCGATTTACAGGCTAAGGATGGGCAATGGACGCGGGCAAAAGGGTTTGATACGTTTTGTCCTTTGGGGCCTTGGATCGTGCGAGAGGTCAGTCCTGGGGCGCTGTTACAGACCTTTCTCAATGATAGCGATCGCCCCCTGCAATCGGCTTCCATTGACCAGATGGTTTTTGCCCCTGATTTTCTGGTGTCTTATATTTCTAAGGTGATGATGCTTTTACCGGGCGATGTTGTTCTGACAGGCACTCCCGCCGGGATTGGGCCGATGCAAATTGGCGATCGCGTTCGCATCGAAATTGAAGGCATCGGTTACTTAGAAAACTCCGTAGTGGCTCGCACGCCCGTACCGCCTAGCTAG